The following proteins are co-located in the Microbulbifer sp. VAAF005 genome:
- the argC gene encoding N-acetyl-gamma-glutamyl-phosphate reductase yields the protein MIKVAIVGGTGYTGVELLRLLSTHPQAEVTAITSRSLNGTPVAELFPSLRGHSQLSFCSPDLEQLADCDVVFFATPHGVAQAQVPALIERGVRVIDLSADFRLKDIPTWEQWYGQAHAAPELAQSAVYGLPEVNREQIANAQLIACPGCYPTAIQLGWIPLLEKGLVEPGELIASAASGISGAGRQGKTDLIMAENSDNFRAYSAAGHRHLPEIEQGLRRVQATESSPAQVTFVPHLLPMIRGIHATLFARSVGKVDADELQQIFENRYKNEPFVDVMPAGSHPQTRTVRGTNMCRISVLQPQERDTVLVLSAIDNLAKGASAQAIQNMNIMFGLTETLGLDSPALLP from the coding sequence GTGATAAAAGTAGCGATTGTCGGGGGCACCGGCTATACAGGGGTGGAATTACTTCGGCTTCTCTCAACACATCCACAAGCGGAAGTTACCGCAATCACCTCCCGTTCGTTGAATGGTACCCCGGTTGCCGAGCTTTTCCCTAGCCTGAGAGGGCACTCGCAGCTGTCTTTCTGTAGCCCCGATCTCGAACAGCTGGCGGATTGTGACGTTGTATTCTTCGCTACACCTCATGGCGTTGCCCAGGCCCAGGTACCGGCACTTATTGAACGCGGAGTTCGAGTGATCGATTTGTCCGCCGATTTCCGTTTGAAAGATATACCTACCTGGGAGCAGTGGTACGGTCAGGCCCACGCCGCTCCGGAATTAGCTCAAAGCGCTGTTTATGGTTTGCCAGAAGTTAATCGGGAACAGATTGCCAATGCGCAGTTGATAGCCTGCCCGGGCTGTTATCCCACCGCGATTCAATTGGGATGGATACCGCTTTTGGAAAAGGGCCTGGTAGAACCTGGTGAGCTGATCGCCAGTGCGGCCAGTGGTATCAGTGGTGCGGGGCGACAGGGTAAGACCGACTTGATTATGGCTGAGAATAGCGACAACTTCCGCGCATATTCTGCCGCCGGGCACCGTCATTTACCCGAGATTGAACAGGGGCTTCGTCGAGTGCAGGCCACTGAATCCTCTCCCGCGCAGGTGACTTTTGTACCGCATTTACTTCCCATGATTCGCGGTATCCACGCTACTTTATTTGCCCGGTCAGTGGGGAAGGTTGATGCCGATGAGCTTCAACAGATCTTTGAAAACCGCTATAAAAATGAGCCTTTTGTAGATGTGATGCCGGCGGGCAGCCACCCTCAGACTCGTACGGTTAGAGGGACCAATATGTGCCGCATCTCGGTATTGCAACCCCAGGAGCGGGATACGGTACTGGTATTATCGGCCATTGATAACCTGGCCAAAGGCGCGTCCGCCCAGGCAATCCAGAATATGAATATTATGTTTGGCTTAACTGAGACGTTGGGCCTGGATAGCCCGGCACTGCTGCCTTAG
- a CDS encoding polymer-forming cytoskeletal protein, with amino-acid sequence MLRKKEKQITMANTGSNHTTLIARQTEISGDIHFRGNLVIEGKVRGNVTAHSDSDARLQIVDGGIIEGEIRVPQVVINGNVKGDVFAARHLELASKAMVEGNVHYKLIEMLKGAQVNGALVSSADLSSAGEPHMLGYSEDETVIEAS; translated from the coding sequence ATGTTAAGAAAAAAAGAGAAACAGATAACTATGGCCAATACCGGTAGTAACCACACGACTTTGATCGCTCGTCAGACTGAGATCAGCGGTGATATCCACTTCCGTGGCAACCTGGTCATCGAAGGTAAGGTGCGTGGCAATGTTACCGCTCACAGTGATAGTGATGCGCGCCTGCAAATTGTGGATGGCGGCATCATTGAGGGTGAAATTCGTGTGCCTCAGGTAGTGATCAATGGCAATGTGAAAGGGGATGTGTTTGCTGCGCGCCACCTGGAACTGGCTTCCAAGGCAATGGTAGAAGGCAATGTACACTATAAGCTGATCGAGATGCTGAAAGGTGCCCAGGTAAACGGTGCTCTGGTATCCAGTGCCGACTTGAGTAGCGCGGGTGAGCCCCATATGCTCGGCTATTCCGAAGATGAAACTGTCATTGAAGCCTCTTAA
- the erpA gene encoding iron-sulfur cluster insertion protein ErpA gives MSEAVSFSPAPLVVTDKAVAKVKSLLEEEGNPELKLRVFVTGGGCSGFQYGFTFDELVAEDDAIIEKDGIQVLVDAMSYPYLVGANVDYEEGLSGSRFVVQNPNASATCGCGSSFSI, from the coding sequence ATGTCAGAAGCTGTATCCTTTTCTCCCGCGCCACTCGTGGTCACAGACAAGGCTGTGGCCAAGGTAAAAAGCCTGTTGGAAGAGGAGGGCAACCCGGAGTTGAAACTCAGGGTGTTCGTGACCGGAGGCGGCTGTTCCGGTTTCCAATACGGTTTTACCTTTGATGAATTGGTTGCCGAAGATGATGCCATCATAGAAAAGGATGGCATTCAGGTCTTGGTGGATGCGATGAGCTACCCCTACCTGGTTGGCGCCAATGTTGATTACGAAGAAGGCCTTTCGGGGTCGCGCTTCGTAGTACAAAATCCCAATGCGTCCGCTACCTGTGGCTGCGGATCCTCTTTCTCTATTTGA
- a CDS encoding DUF6776 family protein: protein MVLKVKGSKQYRMKVVPHKPFSGVIAVVGVVFLVLVTSAGSYFAGQYQLRQSLDRKTLEHTQVLDRVTALQSENESLRMRVATAEQSLTIGEQASESVRAELVQKESQIAELKQEISFYRGVMAPEDGGEGVSIGRFILSQTGDPKSYQYKLQIKQSAARRDVVKGTATFTVVGRQDGEPKSYPLKELSEQVNSESIQLRFKYFQNIEGELRLPEGFVPEGVELSLKSSGRKGFNIEQRYGWLVQES, encoded by the coding sequence ATGGTGCTCAAAGTTAAAGGCAGCAAGCAGTACCGCATGAAAGTGGTGCCTCATAAACCCTTCTCTGGTGTCATTGCCGTAGTGGGGGTCGTTTTTTTGGTATTAGTGACCTCGGCCGGGTCCTATTTCGCCGGGCAGTATCAGCTGCGCCAGAGCCTCGATCGCAAGACACTGGAGCATACTCAAGTACTCGATCGTGTTACCGCGCTTCAGAGTGAGAATGAATCCCTGCGAATGAGGGTTGCCACTGCAGAGCAGTCGCTGACTATCGGTGAGCAGGCGAGTGAGTCGGTGCGTGCGGAACTGGTGCAGAAAGAGAGCCAGATCGCAGAGCTAAAGCAGGAAATTTCTTTCTATCGCGGCGTCATGGCCCCTGAAGATGGGGGTGAGGGGGTGTCCATTGGACGCTTTATCCTCTCGCAGACCGGCGATCCAAAAAGTTACCAGTACAAGTTACAGATCAAACAGTCCGCAGCGCGTCGGGATGTTGTAAAAGGCACGGCCACATTTACCGTAGTGGGCCGTCAGGATGGGGAACCGAAGAGTTACCCTCTGAAGGAACTGTCGGAGCAGGTGAATAGTGAGTCGATTCAGCTGCGTTTTAAATATTTTCAGAATATCGAGGGAGAGCTGCGCTTGCCGGAGGGGTTTGTGCCCGAAGGTGTGGAGTTGTCACTTAAATCTTCTGGGCGCAAGGGCTTTAATATTGAGCAGCGCTACGGTTGGTTAGTACAGGAAAGTTAG
- a CDS encoding anhydro-N-acetylmuramic acid kinase, with amino-acid sequence MPDLFIGLMSGTSVDSIDAVLVDFGDEEKINTRILAALAHPIHSGLREAILSLCAPGPSELDRAGQLDRQLGQVFAEATNTLLARAGVEGQSVTAIGSHGQTVRHRPPGTVTSPFTLQLGDPNTISALTGICTVADFRRRDIALGGQGAPLMPAFHQAAFKTDGSRAVVNIGGMANITELTADGQVYGYDTGPGNALLDYWVNLHKNQPYDRNGDWAASGRANAELLNRLLSDPYFSAEPPKSTGRETFNPSWLEQACAGLEVAPVDVQATLSEVTAASIADAVHNFAEGGELLTCGGGAKNKDLVARLQRRLPTWSITDTGSYGIDADWLEAVGFAWLARQTLRGLPGNCPGVTGAQKEAVLGAIYPP; translated from the coding sequence ATGCCCGATCTGTTTATCGGCCTGATGTCCGGCACCAGCGTTGACTCCATTGACGCGGTGCTGGTCGATTTTGGCGATGAAGAAAAAATTAACACCCGTATCCTGGCTGCGCTAGCCCACCCGATTCACAGCGGCCTGCGCGAAGCTATCCTCAGCCTCTGCGCCCCCGGCCCTTCAGAGTTGGATCGCGCCGGACAGTTAGACCGGCAACTGGGACAGGTTTTTGCCGAGGCCACCAATACCCTGCTAGCCCGAGCCGGTGTTGAGGGTCAGTCTGTTACCGCCATTGGCAGTCACGGCCAAACCGTACGCCATCGCCCCCCAGGCACAGTGACTTCTCCCTTCACTTTGCAACTCGGTGACCCCAACACCATCTCAGCACTGACGGGCATCTGCACCGTTGCGGATTTCCGTCGCCGGGATATCGCTCTCGGTGGTCAAGGAGCGCCTTTAATGCCGGCGTTTCACCAGGCCGCCTTCAAAACTGATGGAAGCCGTGCGGTGGTCAATATCGGGGGGATGGCCAATATCACTGAGCTGACGGCAGATGGCCAGGTTTACGGCTATGACACAGGTCCAGGTAATGCATTGCTCGACTACTGGGTGAACCTACACAAAAACCAGCCCTACGATAGAAATGGAGACTGGGCCGCGAGCGGTCGCGCCAATGCTGAACTTCTCAACCGCCTGCTTTCAGATCCCTATTTCTCCGCCGAACCACCCAAGAGCACTGGCCGTGAAACTTTTAACCCCAGCTGGCTCGAACAGGCCTGCGCCGGTTTGGAAGTGGCGCCGGTAGATGTGCAGGCGACCTTGTCTGAAGTGACCGCAGCCAGTATCGCCGATGCCGTGCATAATTTTGCCGAAGGCGGCGAGCTGCTCACTTGCGGGGGCGGGGCAAAAAATAAGGACTTGGTTGCGCGATTACAGCGCCGCTTGCCCACCTGGTCTATTACTGACACAGGCAGTTACGGTATTGACGCAGACTGGCTTGAAGCCGTTGGATTTGCTTGGTTGGCCCGCCAGACATTGAGAGGGCTGCCCGGTAATTGCCCGGGAGTGACTGGCGCGCAGAAAGAGGCGGTGCTAGGGGCTATTTACCCGCCCTGA